A portion of the Bacteroides faecium genome contains these proteins:
- a CDS encoding fimbrial protein, translated as MKQNKLYILPFMLLLLWGITSCESESPVESAGVADVNGITLKLSIPRPVVSRAAATEEAGEDALNENAIKTLDVFIYREGADDCLFYQHFALSPQLTGTGEHLEILDVAQERFALNVKHTVYVIANHTATIPEAGLTLTQLKALAAPVLDADKKQDTFLMDGEQTMVLNDGIITNKEIPVTLRRAAAKIRITLNYVNGFTPLDGEQPSKKIVNYAADGSSIAQGAVMPPQLQAMNSFTALNTGAGYNGQFILYSYANDWTKDISRETYVLINVPVKDAGNHTIMQNYYRVPVNYRLPDGTAGQEEGLYKLERNHLYDILVNIDKQGDTDPHSAVQLNGSYTIQDWTTHEVLVSVEGVNFIYVKDTKISMPNSTQFTTTFQSSTPDVEINSITVNGASVANGGKDIKIVSTPNAKSGTISITSPLPENFLAKEITFQVKNGVGLTQKVTVSQYPALYLGSDTSADVPGGSDGQNNTKMYIINSFVADFSALPYPDEFDELFDTGFSHYDPDPELGKSYTDYIRDNAVLGYPLRDSEGASIDTEENNRRISPHMMLASQYGTTTADSYAKSRIKCRDYVERDATTGETYSDWRMPTQAEIYLIDILQNVKVAEVKAILEGHYYWSSNAASAVRFMDPRVGNGNSFGPLNAAVRCVRDIR; from the coding sequence ATGAAACAAAACAAACTATATATACTTCCGTTCATGCTCTTACTACTTTGGGGTATCACTTCTTGTGAGAGTGAATCTCCGGTGGAATCTGCCGGAGTAGCAGACGTGAACGGAATCACTCTGAAACTTTCCATCCCACGTCCGGTTGTTTCCAGGGCGGCAGCTACGGAAGAAGCCGGCGAAGACGCGCTGAATGAGAATGCGATAAAAACACTCGATGTTTTCATTTACCGGGAAGGAGCAGACGACTGTCTGTTCTACCAGCACTTCGCCCTTTCTCCGCAACTGACCGGAACCGGCGAACACTTGGAAATACTCGATGTGGCACAGGAAAGATTTGCATTGAATGTGAAACATACTGTCTACGTTATTGCTAACCATACGGCGACCATTCCCGAAGCCGGATTAACCCTTACCCAACTGAAAGCATTGGCCGCACCTGTATTGGATGCAGATAAAAAACAAGATACTTTCCTTATGGACGGCGAACAGACGATGGTCTTGAATGACGGAATCATCACCAACAAGGAGATTCCCGTCACTCTCCGGCGCGCTGCCGCTAAGATAAGAATCACGCTGAACTATGTGAATGGATTCACTCCGCTGGACGGTGAACAGCCTTCCAAGAAAATAGTAAATTATGCCGCTGACGGTTCATCCATTGCACAGGGAGCAGTAATGCCCCCGCAGTTGCAAGCCATGAATTCGTTTACTGCCCTCAATACAGGTGCAGGATATAATGGACAATTTATCCTATATTCATATGCCAACGACTGGACGAAAGATATCAGCCGCGAAACGTATGTGCTTATCAACGTCCCCGTAAAAGATGCGGGCAACCATACGATAATGCAGAACTATTATCGTGTACCGGTCAATTATCGTCTGCCGGACGGAACTGCCGGGCAGGAAGAAGGCCTCTATAAACTTGAACGCAATCATCTCTATGACATCTTGGTAAATATAGATAAGCAAGGAGATACTGATCCTCATTCTGCCGTACAATTGAATGGTAGCTATACTATACAGGACTGGACTACCCATGAAGTTCTGGTATCTGTAGAAGGTGTCAATTTTATCTACGTGAAGGATACAAAGATTTCCATGCCCAACAGTACCCAATTCACTACCACTTTCCAGTCCTCTACACCGGACGTGGAGATAAATAGCATTACTGTGAATGGAGCTTCCGTAGCCAATGGGGGCAAAGATATAAAAATCGTATCTACACCGAATGCGAAATCAGGAACAATCAGTATCACTAGTCCGCTTCCTGAAAATTTTCTGGCGAAAGAGATAACTTTTCAGGTAAAGAATGGAGTAGGATTGACGCAAAAGGTTACCGTCTCACAATATCCGGCTTTATACCTTGGTTCAGATACATCGGCAGACGTACCCGGTGGAAGCGACGGACAGAACAATACGAAAATGTATATCATAAACTCGTTTGTAGCCGATTTCTCTGCGCTTCCCTATCCGGATGAATTTGACGAACTGTTTGACACCGGCTTCTCCCATTACGACCCGGATCCTGAATTGGGAAAATCCTATACAGACTATATACGTGACAATGCTGTGCTGGGCTATCCTTTGAGGGATAGTGAAGGAGCCAGTATCGATACGGAAGAAAACAACCGGAGAATCTCTCCGCATATGATGCTTGCTTCGCAATATGGGACAACAACGGCGGATTCATATGCCAAGTCAAGAATCAAATGCCGTGATTATGTGGAAAGAGACGCCACCACCGGTGAAACCTACTCCGACTGGCGTATGCCTACACAAGCGGAAATCTATCTGATAGACATTCTGCAAAATGTTAAAGTCGCTGAAGTGAAAGCAATTTTGGAAGGACATTATTACTGGAGTTCGAATGCTGCCAGTGCCGTCCGTTTTATGGATCCCCGGGTGGGAAATGGAAACAGTTTCGGTCCTCTGAACGCAGCTGTGCGCTGTGTGCGTGACATCCGGTAA